The following coding sequences are from one bacterium window:
- a CDS encoding septum formation initiator family protein, translating to MNFWILVYRLAWMVVVASGVVAIVCIFLPKTHNYQTLQNRKETLEQGNEAMETRIRQFEQNQKRFRSDPEFVERSAREQGMAKPGETIFRFPATNAPVRSVRP from the coding sequence ATGAATTTCTGGATTCTGGTATATCGGTTGGCCTGGATGGTGGTCGTCGCCTCCGGCGTCGTTGCCATTGTCTGTATTTTCCTGCCGAAAACGCATAACTATCAGACCCTGCAAAACCGGAAAGAGACCCTGGAGCAGGGGAATGAGGCGATGGAGACCCGTATCCGTCAATTTGAGCAGAATCAAAAGCGGTTCCGCAGTGATCCGGAATTTGTTGAGCGCAGTGCGCGCGAACAGGGAATGGCCAAGCCGGGCGAAACTATTTTCCGTTTTCCTGCCACCAATGCTCCCGTCAGGAGTGTGCGCCCATGA
- the eno gene encoding phosphopyruvate hydratase, with protein sequence MSLIESIVAREILDSRGNPTVEVDITLESGIVGRAAVPSGASTGEHEAVELRDGDAKRYLGKGVRKAVANVNVKMAPKLIGWDCRDQVGLDNLMIEMDGTETKSKLGANAILAVSLANARAAAEYCGLPLFRYIGGANAKVMPVPMMNIMNGGAHSDAPIDIQEFMIMPKGAKTFAEALRMGAEVFHALKSVLKGLKLSTAVGDEGGFAPKLTSNTHALDVIIEAIKKAGYKPGKDIFLALDVAASEFYDATKKRYIFKKSDGSARTADEMVEFYAKLCDKYPIISIEDGMSENDWDGWKKLSDKLGGKVQLVGDDLFVTNTKFLKKGIDLGIANSILIKVNQIGTLTETLDAIRMATQAGYTAVVSHRSGETEDATIADIAVATNAGQIKTGSLCRTDRVCKYNQLLRIEEMLGNYAIYGGVI encoded by the coding sequence ATGTCATTGATTGAAAGCATTGTGGCCCGTGAGATTCTGGATTCCCGTGGTAACCCGACGGTTGAAGTGGATATTACGCTGGAGAGCGGCATTGTCGGCCGTGCAGCGGTTCCTTCAGGCGCCTCGACCGGCGAGCATGAGGCGGTTGAGTTGCGTGATGGGGATGCCAAGCGTTACCTGGGTAAGGGCGTCCGCAAAGCGGTGGCCAACGTGAATGTCAAGATGGCACCCAAACTGATCGGATGGGATTGCCGTGACCAGGTCGGTCTGGACAACCTGATGATCGAGATGGACGGGACCGAGACGAAGAGCAAGCTGGGTGCCAATGCCATTCTGGCGGTCTCGCTGGCCAATGCCCGTGCGGCGGCTGAATATTGCGGCCTGCCCCTGTTCCGGTACATCGGTGGCGCCAATGCCAAGGTGATGCCGGTGCCCATGATGAACATCATGAATGGTGGCGCGCATTCCGATGCCCCGATCGACATCCAGGAATTCATGATTATGCCCAAGGGGGCCAAAACCTTTGCCGAAGCCCTGCGCATGGGCGCGGAAGTGTTTCACGCGCTGAAGAGCGTGCTGAAGGGATTGAAATTGAGCACGGCGGTGGGTGATGAGGGCGGGTTCGCTCCGAAACTGACCAGCAATACCCATGCCCTGGACGTCATCATTGAGGCGATCAAGAAGGCCGGTTACAAGCCGGGCAAGGATATTTTCCTGGCCCTCGATGTGGCCGCCAGCGAGTTCTATGATGCCACCAAGAAGCGCTATATCTTCAAGAAGAGCGACGGCTCCGCGCGGACGGCCGACGAGATGGTCGAGTTCTACGCCAAGCTGTGCGACAAATATCCGATCATCAGCATCGAGGACGGCATGTCCGAGAATGACTGGGATGGCTGGAAGAAGCTCAGCGACAAACTGGGCGGCAAGGTGCAACTGGTCGGTGACGATCTGTTTGTGACGAACACCAAGTTCCTGAAGAAGGGCATTGACCTGGGGATTGCCAATTCGATCCTGATCAAGGTCAACCAGATCGGCACCCTGACGGAAACGTTGGACGCCATCCGGATGGCCACGCAGGCCGGTTATACGGCGGTCGTGAGTCATCGCTCCGGTGAGACAGAGGATGCGACCATTGCGGATATCGCGGTGGCGACCAATGCCGGGCAGATCAAGACCGGCTCCCTGTGCCGCACCGACCGCGTGTGCAAGTACAATCAATTGCTTCGCATTGAAGAGATGCTTGGCAATTACGCCATTTATGGCGGCGTGATCTGA
- the rfbB gene encoding dTDP-glucose 4,6-dehydratase: MKLLVTGGAGFIGSNFIHYILATHPEDEVVNLDALTYAGNIENLADLTHNVRHTFIHGDITSTRDVAKAFRTHKIDVVVNFAAESHVDRSLHMGPRAFIKTNIMGTQVLLDAARKFKVQRYLQVSTDEVYGSLGPTGAFTEETPIQPNNPYSATKAGADFMVRAAQHSHGLDTVITRCSNNFGPYQFPEKLIPLMIANALADKPLPVYGDGLHVRDWIYVMDHCSGIDTVLRKGKSGEVYNLGGNYDVPNIQIVKGILAILGKPESLITYVKDRPGHDRRYAMDNTRAKTELGWEPAYKFDAALKATVNWYVTHQIWWQRILSGEYLKAFDKMYNWRDEQCH, encoded by the coding sequence ATGAAACTACTAGTCACGGGCGGGGCCGGCTTCATCGGCAGCAACTTTATCCACTATATTCTGGCCACACATCCGGAGGACGAGGTCGTCAATCTGGATGCCCTGACCTATGCCGGCAATATCGAAAACCTCGCCGATCTCACCCATAATGTCCGGCACACCTTTATCCATGGGGATATCACCTCGACCCGCGATGTGGCGAAGGCCTTCAGAACCCACAAAATCGATGTAGTGGTGAATTTTGCCGCCGAGAGCCACGTCGACCGGAGCCTGCACATGGGCCCGCGCGCCTTTATCAAGACCAACATCATGGGCACCCAGGTGCTTCTGGATGCCGCCCGGAAATTCAAGGTCCAGCGCTACCTGCAGGTGTCAACCGACGAGGTATACGGGAGTCTTGGCCCGACCGGCGCCTTCACCGAGGAGACGCCGATTCAACCCAACAACCCCTACTCCGCAACCAAGGCGGGCGCCGACTTCATGGTCCGGGCGGCCCAGCATTCCCACGGCCTGGACACCGTGATCACCCGCTGCTCCAACAATTTCGGGCCCTATCAATTCCCGGAAAAACTCATCCCCTTGATGATTGCCAATGCGCTCGCGGATAAACCCCTTCCGGTCTACGGCGACGGCCTGCATGTGCGTGACTGGATTTATGTCATGGATCACTGCTCCGGCATCGACACGGTTCTGCGGAAAGGGAAATCCGGCGAGGTGTACAACCTCGGCGGCAACTACGACGTCCCGAATATCCAGATCGTCAAAGGCATCCTGGCCATCCTCGGCAAACCGGAAAGCCTGATCACGTACGTGAAGGATCGCCCGGGCCATGACCGCCGGTACGCCATGGATAACACGCGTGCCAAAACGGAACTGGGCTGGGAGCCTGCGTATAAATTTGACGCGGCCCTCAAGGCCACCGTGAACTGGTATGTGACCCATCAAATCTGGTGGCAGCGCATTCTCAGCGGGGAGTACCTGAAGGCCTTTGACAAGATGTACAACTGGCGTGACGAGCAGTGCCACTAA